In Penicillium oxalicum strain HP7-1 chromosome I, whole genome shotgun sequence, a single window of DNA contains:
- a CDS encoding DNA replication complex GINS protein psf1, giving the protein MDTPRNRARRWTIDVPERVVTMYGELGNKLVQHAKRTQALAHLPPYQTEIVRAVTREVRDLDRDVARLLDPFEGSFNPSADPATACSLLVDHLCMRRNKRCLMAYHRVRTEKLEELCWTGVDVLEQQQPSDMGEDRGEYFRLYSDLLAAYKGQWTDVDLTGTLEPPQDLFIDVRVLKDAGEIQTEYGVINLTKNSQLYVRQGDVERLIAQGFLERLS; this is encoded by the exons ATGGATACTCCGCGGAATCGCGCCCGTCGCTGGACCATCGACGTTCCTGAACGCGTGGTGACCATGTACGGTGAGCTTGGCAATAAATTG GTTCAACATGCGAAACGCACACAGGCGCTCGCCCATCTCCCACCCTATCAGACGGAAATCGTCCGAGCCGTGACTCGGGAAGTCCGCGACCTTGACCGCGATGTAGCGCGCTTGCTCGACCCCTTTGAGGGTTCATTCAATCCCTCGGCCGACCCGGCCACCGCCTGCTCTCTTTTGGTGGATCACCTTTGCATGCGCCGGAATAAGCGCTGCCTGATGGCGTACCATCGGGTGCGGACGGAGAAACTGGAAGAGCTTTGCTGGACGGGAGTTGATGTGCTGGAGCAGCAACAGCCCAGCGACATGGGCGAGGACCGAGGC gagtaCTTTCGACTGTACAGTGATCTGCTGGCGGCATATAAGGGCCAATGGACCGATGTGGACTTGACGGGTACCTTGGAGCCCCCCCAGGATCTCTTCATTGATGTACGCGTGTTGAAAGATGCGGGGGAGATTCAGACCGAATATGG TGTGATCAATTTGACCAAGAATAGTCAGCTCTATGTCCGACAAGGGGATGTGGAGCGATTGATCGCCCAGGGCTTCTTGGAGAGGCTTAGTTGA